The nucleotide window CGAAGCAGGCCAGGGCCGCGTATTGCGACACCGTGCTGGGGCAGATGAACAGGTGCTGGGCGATCTGTTCCACCACATCGACGATGCTGTCGGGCACCACCAGCCAACCCAGACGCCAGCCGGTCATGTTGAAGTATTTGCTGAAGCTGTTGATGCTGATGATCTGGTCGGACAGGCCCAATGCGCTGTGGCTGTAGGTGTCGTCGAACGACAGGCCCAGGTAGATCTCGTCCAGCAGCGTGATGCCGCCGCGCCCGGTCACCACGTCGTGGATGCGGCGCAGCTCATCGGGGTGGATCGAGGTGCCCGTGGGGTTGGAGGGCGAGGCCAGCAGCACCCCGCGCGTGTGCGCCCCCCAAGCTTGCTCGACCTTGTGGCCGCTCAGCTGAAAACGCTCCGCCGCCGTCGACGGGATCAGTACCGCGCGGCCTTCGGCGGCGCTGACGAACTGGCGGTTGCACGGATAGCTTGGGTCCGGCATCAGCACCTCGTCGCCGGCTTCGACCAATGCCAGGCAGGCCAGCTGCAGTGCCGCCGACGCACCCGCAGTGACCACGATGCGCCGCGCCGGCACGTCGAGGCCGAAGCGATCGGCATACCAGCCGCTGATGCGCTCGCGCAGCGCGGGCAGGCCGGTGGCCTGCGTGTACTGCGTGCGGCCGTCGCGGATGGCTTTCTCGGCCGCTTCCTGAACCAGCGGCGGCGCTGTGAAGTCCGGCTCGCCGATGTTCAGGTAGATCATCGGCCGGTCGGTGCCGGCGGCCTCGCGCGCGATGGCGGCGGCCGACTTGGCCATCTCCATCACGTAGAAGGGCTCGATGCGCTGGGCGCGGGCGGAGATTCTCATGGCCTGCATGATACTCCTGATTTCATAGCTGCTCGCGCTTGTCCATCAAGCGCTGGAGGTCAAAATCCCTTGTAACCTTCAGCGCAGCCTGGCGCGGTCGGCCTCGACCTCATGCGGCCGCAGCTGGGGCGCCAGGCCGTTCAGCACCGCGTTGACGTACTTGTGGCCGTCGGTGCCGCCAAAGTCCTTGGCCAGCTCGATGCATTCGTTCAGTACCACGCGCCAGGGCACGTCGGGGCACTTCAAAAACTCATACGCGCCGATCCACATGCAGCCGTGCTCAATGGGCGAGATTTGCCCCAGCTCGCGGTCAAGCAGCGGCACGATCAGCGCGTCCAGGTCGTCCTTCAGCTCGATGCAGCCGTGCAGCAGCGCGTCGTAATGCACCGAATCGGCCTTGGCAAAGCCTTGCAGCTCGCGCGTGAAGACATCGATCACGGCGACGTCGTTGTCGCCAACGAAGTGCTGGTACAGCCCCTGCAGCGCGAATTCGCGCGCGCGCGAGCGTGGCGGCTTGGTGGACGACTTGCGCGTGCCGGGGCTGGCGGGTTTGGGCGCGGTGCTCATGCGAGTTGCTCCTTCAGCAGCGCCATCTCCACCGCCACGCGCGCGGCATCGCGGCCTTTCTCGACCTGGCGGGCCACGGCCTGGGCCATGTTCTCGGTGGTGAGGATGGCGTTGGCGATCGGCAGCCCGCTGTCCAGCGCCACGCGCGTGACGCCGGCGCCCGATTCGTTGGCCACCAGCTCGAAGTGATACGTCTCGCCGCGGACGATGCAACCCAGTGCCACCAGCGCATCGAGGTTGCCGCGCTGCGTCAGCCATTGCAGCGCGCTGGGCACTTCCAACGCGCCGGGCACGGTAAGGTGGGTGATGTTTTCGGGCCGCACGCCCAGCGCCGTCAGTTCGGCGAGGCAGGCCGAGTGCAGTGCGTTGGTCACGCCTTCGTTGAAGCGCGCCTGCACGATGCCAACGCGCAGTTGGCGGCCGTCGAGCGGCGGGGCTTGTCCCTGGTCAGCGCCGAGCATTCGGTGGGTTCCTTGGTGGTTTGGTTGTGGCTGGGCGCGTTATCGGGCCGCCGTGTTCACGTATTCGACGACCTCCAGGCCATAGCCGCCGGCCATGCTGGGCAGCCGGCGCGGCGTGCCCATGACCTGCATGCGCTGCACGCCCAGATCGCGCAGGATTTGCGCGCCCACGCCGTAGCTGCGCAAATCCATGCGGCCTCGCTCGGGCGCGTGGGCGGCGCGCGCCGTACCTTTGAACTGCGCCAGCAACTGGGCCGCGTCCTCGCCGCAGTTGAGCAGCACGGCCACGCCGCGGCCCACCTGCTGGATGTGCGCCAGCGCGGCGTGCAGGCTCCACGAATGCATGCCGCGCTCGAGCTCCAGCGCGTCCAGCACCGACAGCGGCTCGTGCACGCGCACCGGCACCGCGTCGCCCGGCGCCCACTGGCCCATCACCAGCGCCAGATGCAGCTCACCGCTCGGCTTGTCGAGGTAGGCGTGGGCGACGAATTCGCCATGCGCGGTGCGCAGCGGGCGGGTGGCGGCTTTTTCGACCAGCGATTCGTGCTTGCTGCGGTGCTCGATCAGGTCGGCAATGGTGCCGATCTTCAGACCGTGCTGCGCCGCGAACTGCTGCAGATCGGGCAGGCGCGCCATGGTGCCGTCGTCTTTCATGATCTCGCAGATCACGGCGGCAGGGCTGCAGCCGGCCATGCCGGCCAGATCGCACCCTGCTTCGGTATGGCCGGCGCGCATCAGCACGCCGCCTTCCACCGCCTGCAACGGAAAGATGTGGCCCGGCTGCACCAGATCGGTGGCTTGGGCATGGGGCGCCACGGCGGCCTGCACGGTGCGGGCGCGGTCGGCGGCGCTGATGCCGGTGGTCACGCCCTCGGCCGCCTCGATGCTGACGGTGAAGGCGGTGCCCATCTTGGTGCCGTTGCGCGCCACCATGGGCGGCAGCGCCAGGCGCTCGCAGCGCTCGCGCGTGAGGGTGAGGCAGATCAGGCCGCGGCCGAAGCGCGCCATGAAGTTGATCGCCTCGGGCGTGACGTGGTCGGCGGCCAGCACCAGGTCGCCCTCGTTCTCGCGGTCTTCTTCATCGACCAGAATCACCATGCGGCCGGCGCGCAGTTCGGCAACGATGTCCTCGACCGGAGAAATGGCCGTGGGCGCGAGGGGGGCGGGGGCGTTCATGGTGATGGCAAAGAGCTGGCGCGGCGGGCCCGCGCACCGCGCCAAGGCGCGCGGCGGTTGAAATCAAGCCCGGCATTATCCCCGCTTTGCATGGCCCGACCGCCGGCTGGCGATCGCGCACGCTTTCAGGATACTATGAAAAACGTAGCTGCTTGCGCTTGATGGACAAGCGCCAGAGCCCGATTTGGCTTATAAACGCGGGCTTGCCAGCCGCTTGCCATGAACCTCGACCACCCCGTTGCCTCGTCCCTGTTGCCCGTGGTGCTGCTCATCGGTATCGGCTTTGTCGCCGGGCGGCTGAAGCTGATTCGCGGCGAGGCGGTGCGCGATCTGTCGAACCTGGTGTTTCTGGTGCTGGTGCAGGCGCTGCTGTTTCGCAGCATGGCGACGGCGCACCTGGAGCGGCTGGATCTCACCTCGGTGGCGCTGTACTACGTCGTGGCCGGCGCGATGTTCTTCGCGCTGTTGTTCATGCGCGGGCTGAACAGCCGCTCGGCCGTGCTGGCGCTGGCCTCGATCTTCAGCAACACGCTGATGATCGGCGTGCCGCTGGTGCAGCTGGCTTATGGCGAGGCGGCGCTGGTGAATCTGTTCACGCTGATTTCTATGCACGCGCTGGTGCTGCTGACGCTGGCGACCATCGTGATCGAACTGCTGGTGGCGCGCGAGCAGGCCGCCGCCGGGCAGGCGGCGCCGCGCCATATCGCCTTGACCGTCGCGCAGGCGGTGAAGAACGCGGTGCTGCACCCGGTGCCGCTGCCGATCATCGCGGGCTTTCTGTATTCGCTGACCGGCTGGGGGCTGGCGCCGGTGGTCGAGCGGCCTTTGAAGCTGCTGGGCGACGCCTTCGGCCCGGTGGCGCTGGTGCTGGTGGGGGTGACGCTGGCGCAGACGGCGATTGGGCGGCATCTGAAGGGCGCGCTGGTGATCTCGGCGCTGAAGACGGTGGTGCACCCGCTGCTGATGTGGGCGGCGGGGCGCGCGCTGGGGCTGTCGGGGCTGCCGCTGACGGTGATGGTGGTGGCGGCCGCGTTGCCGGTGGGGGCGAACGTGTTTTTGTTTTCGCAGCGCTATCACAAGGCGGAGGATCTGGTGACGGCGAGTGTGGCGGTGTCGACGGTGATGGCGGTGGGGACGGTGTCGGTGGTGATGGGGTTGTTGACGAGGGTTTGAGCGTTTTTGGGGATTGGCGCTGGTGGGGAAAGCGCGAGCAGCTATTGAAATGATAGTTTTTTGGGGTGGAGGCGTTGTCGGCCGGGAGTTCGCCCCGGCGGGCG belongs to Ottowia testudinis and includes:
- the ribH gene encoding 6,7-dimethyl-8-ribityllumazine synthase, producing the protein MLGADQGQAPPLDGRQLRVGIVQARFNEGVTNALHSACLAELTALGVRPENITHLTVPGALEVPSALQWLTQRGNLDALVALGCIVRGETYHFELVANESGAGVTRVALDSGLPIANAILTTENMAQAVARQVEKGRDAARVAVEMALLKEQLA
- a CDS encoding AEC family transporter, whose product is MNLDHPVASSLLPVVLLIGIGFVAGRLKLIRGEAVRDLSNLVFLVLVQALLFRSMATAHLERLDLTSVALYYVVAGAMFFALLFMRGLNSRSAVLALASIFSNTLMIGVPLVQLAYGEAALVNLFTLISMHALVLLTLATIVIELLVAREQAAAGQAAPRHIALTVAQAVKNAVLHPVPLPIIAGFLYSLTGWGLAPVVERPLKLLGDAFGPVALVLVGVTLAQTAIGRHLKGALVISALKTVVHPLLMWAAGRALGLSGLPLTVMVVAAALPVGANVFLFSQRYHKAEDLVTASVAVSTVMAVGTVSVVMGLLTRV
- a CDS encoding pyridoxal phosphate-dependent aminotransferase; protein product: MRISARAQRIEPFYVMEMAKSAAAIAREAAGTDRPMIYLNIGEPDFTAPPLVQEAAEKAIRDGRTQYTQATGLPALRERISGWYADRFGLDVPARRIVVTAGASAALQLACLALVEAGDEVLMPDPSYPCNRQFVSAAEGRAVLIPSTAAERFQLSGHKVEQAWGAHTRGVLLASPSNPTGTSIHPDELRRIHDVVTGRGGITLLDEIYLGLSFDDTYSHSALGLSDQIISINSFSKYFNMTGWRLGWLVVPDSIVDVVEQIAQHLFICPSTVSQYAALACFEKDSLAEYERRRAEFKARRDWFVPQLNALGLTVPVSPDGAFYAWADCSAACDKLFGQGSAARSEYNSGMQTAGSWDFAFELMKRAHLAVTPGRDFGHAGTARFIRFSTANSMPQLQTAVDRLREVLA
- the ribBA gene encoding bifunctional 3,4-dihydroxy-2-butanone-4-phosphate synthase/GTP cyclohydrolase II, yielding MNAPAPLAPTAISPVEDIVAELRAGRMVILVDEEDRENEGDLVLAADHVTPEAINFMARFGRGLICLTLTRERCERLALPPMVARNGTKMGTAFTVSIEAAEGVTTGISAADRARTVQAAVAPHAQATDLVQPGHIFPLQAVEGGVLMRAGHTEAGCDLAGMAGCSPAAVICEIMKDDGTMARLPDLQQFAAQHGLKIGTIADLIEHRSKHESLVEKAATRPLRTAHGEFVAHAYLDKPSGELHLALVMGQWAPGDAVPVRVHEPLSVLDALELERGMHSWSLHAALAHIQQVGRGVAVLLNCGEDAAQLLAQFKGTARAAHAPERGRMDLRSYGVGAQILRDLGVQRMQVMGTPRRLPSMAGGYGLEVVEYVNTAAR
- the nusB gene encoding transcription antitermination factor NusB, producing the protein MSTAPKPASPGTRKSSTKPPRSRAREFALQGLYQHFVGDNDVAVIDVFTRELQGFAKADSVHYDALLHGCIELKDDLDALIVPLLDRELGQISPIEHGCMWIGAYEFLKCPDVPWRVVLNECIELAKDFGGTDGHKYVNAVLNGLAPQLRPHEVEADRARLR